In one window of Harpia harpyja isolate bHarHar1 chromosome 11, bHarHar1 primary haplotype, whole genome shotgun sequence DNA:
- the RGS21 gene encoding regulator of G-protein signaling 21 isoform X3, with protein MAWSESVDTLLANKDGLAAFRTFLKSEFSDENVEFWLACEDFKKTKSSTKITSKAQKIYSDFIQANAPKEINIDFHTKTHISQNISEPTLSCFDDAQRSIYSLMAKDSFPRFLRSEMYKELVKKQQHGNQKRWLPFL; from the exons ATGGTTTGGCAGCTTTTAGGACATTTTTGAAGTCAGAGTTCAGTGACGAGAATGTGGAGTTCTGGCTGGCGTGCGAGGATTTCAAGAAAACCAAATCCTCCACTAAGATCACCTCAAAAGCCCAAAAGATTTATTCTGACTTTATACAAGCCAacgctccaaaggag aTTAATATTGACTTTCATACCAAAACCCACATCTCTCAGAATATCTCCGAGCCCACCCTCAGCTGCTTTGATGATGCTCAGAGGTCAATCTATAGTCTCATGGCAAAGGACTCTTTTCCCAGGTTTCTAAGGTCAGAAATGTACAAGGAACTAGTAAAGAAGCAACAGCATGGAAATCAGAAGAGATGGCTCCCATTTTTGTGA